Proteins from one Chroococcidiopsis sp. CCMEE 29 genomic window:
- a CDS encoding aminotransferase class I/II-fold pyridoxal phosphate-dependent enzyme: protein MKFRDQLWDRQDVQEYSIANSESVKPVSFSNRSQTAEAIQSWLVYNLAQRLKLEPQEIEIQKDFIDYGLNSIEAINLSGELENFLGCRLDPTLIWDYPNIETLVLYLAGESDISESASELCAANGSAAPKAEPGEIPPEYYRFDLYPEYRQLQQQLDAIASLGISNPYFTAHERVVNDTTLVGGRELINYSTYNYLGMSGDPAVSKAAKEAIDRYGTSVSASRVASGEKPLHQEMERAIADLVGSEDAIVYVGGHATNVTTISHLFGQNDLIVHDSLSHNSILQGCVLSGASVIAFPHNDWQTLDQMLCERRHCYRRVLIVIEGVYSMDGDIPDLPQFIEVKQRHKAFLMVDEAHSSGVLGKHGRGIGEYFGVNPDDVDLWMGTLSKSFASCGGYIAGCKAVVEYLKYTAPGFVYSVGLSPANAAAALAAIRLLEAEPERVARLRDRSKLFLELAQARELNTGMSKDSAVVPIIVGDSVQCIQLSEALFKRGINVQPMCFPAVPSGTARLRFFISCSHSSEQIRFTVDTVAEEFAKLCPEYTN, encoded by the coding sequence ATGAAATTTCGAGATCAGCTCTGGGATAGGCAAGATGTCCAAGAGTACTCTATAGCTAATAGCGAGTCGGTTAAGCCTGTCAGTTTCTCAAACCGATCTCAAACAGCAGAAGCCATTCAAAGTTGGTTGGTCTACAACCTGGCACAACGGCTAAAGCTTGAACCCCAGGAAATAGAAATCCAGAAGGATTTTATCGATTATGGTCTGAATTCAATCGAAGCGATCAACCTTTCAGGGGAGTTGGAGAACTTTTTGGGATGTAGGCTCGATCCCACCCTGATCTGGGATTACCCTAATATCGAAACTCTGGTCCTGTATTTAGCTGGAGAATCTGATATCTCTGAGTCAGCCTCTGAGCTTTGTGCAGCGAACGGTTCAGCGGCGCCAAAGGCAGAGCCAGGCGAGATTCCGCCGGAGTACTACCGTTTCGATCTCTACCCGGAGTACCGCCAACTACAACAGCAACTAGACGCGATCGCGTCTCTGGGCATCAGCAATCCCTACTTTACCGCCCATGAACGGGTGGTGAATGATACGACACTGGTCGGCGGTCGAGAACTAATCAATTATTCTACCTACAACTACCTGGGGATGTCCGGCGATCCAGCAGTATCCAAGGCTGCTAAGGAAGCCATTGATCGCTATGGCACATCTGTATCCGCCAGCCGCGTTGCCTCAGGCGAAAAACCGCTACACCAGGAGATGGAGAGAGCAATTGCGGACTTGGTTGGCAGTGAGGACGCGATCGTCTACGTTGGAGGTCATGCCACTAACGTGACCACAATTAGTCATCTATTTGGGCAGAATGACCTGATTGTGCATGATTCGTTAAGTCACAACAGTATTTTACAAGGGTGCGTTTTATCTGGAGCGAGCGTCATCGCCTTTCCCCATAATGACTGGCAGACCCTCGATCAAATGCTGTGCGAGCGTCGTCACTGCTACAGGCGGGTACTGATTGTGATTGAAGGCGTTTACAGTATGGATGGTGACATCCCCGATCTGCCACAATTCATTGAAGTCAAGCAACGCCACAAAGCCTTCCTGATGGTAGACGAAGCCCACTCCAGTGGCGTACTCGGAAAGCACGGTCGTGGGATTGGTGAGTATTTCGGAGTCAATCCTGATGATGTAGATCTGTGGATGGGCACGCTCAGCAAGTCGTTTGCTAGCTGCGGCGGCTACATCGCTGGCTGCAAGGCTGTAGTGGAATACCTTAAGTACACTGCACCAGGCTTTGTCTATAGTGTTGGCTTGTCCCCGGCAAACGCAGCAGCGGCACTAGCAGCAATCAGGCTGCTTGAGGCTGAACCAGAACGAGTTGCACGCCTGCGCGATCGCTCCAAACTCTTCTTAGAATTGGCTCAGGCAAGAGAGCTAAACACGGGCATGAGCAAAGACTCAGCTGTAGTGCCGATCATCGTCGGTGATTCTGTGCAGTGCATACAACTATCCGAGGCACTCTTCAAACGTGGCATCAATGTTCAACCCATGTGTTTTCCAGCAGTGCCATCTGGGACTGCTCGTCTACGCTTCTTCATCAGTTGCAGCCACAGTTCAGAGCAAATCCGCTTCACTGTAGACACTGTTGCCGAAGAGTTTGCCAAACTTTGCCCTGAATATACTAATTAA
- a CDS encoding glycosyltransferase has product MKIAIITSGFLPVIDGVTVSALYRLQRLSEWGHQVLFFCPDYSSLAAMYPNWQDYTGSILPGVRVINLPSTPFMGIDFERNVGIKSYKIVLEELDKFQPDIIHVDEPERLFVGFFRVPGIHFAKRNGIPYISFFRTNFLEYAEDFFILPAVAFNLLKFLLKNLIVKVYNSYQLTLVTSTVTNRKLIEMGIKNTVYVNLVGYDTAKFHPSLRKEKFFEQNYGLPDVDRRIKLIFLGRLTPDKGWEFTMNAFTKVVQEVNRENIALIIAGDGPMRDQIAHRLGKLIPNVHLLGRVPPDAVPALLANSDIHVTTSEKEARGLTVLEAFAAGIPVIAARAGGLVENIRDGWNGFLYTPQDQDDFVRKLKTLTENRELRQEMGRNGMQCVANYSWDDAVRNLVGVWEEQIAKNAQMSRKVFGEKQ; this is encoded by the coding sequence ATGAAGATTGCAATTATTACCTCTGGTTTCCTTCCCGTCATTGATGGAGTGACAGTAAGTGCCTTATATAGACTTCAAAGACTTAGCGAGTGGGGACATCAGGTCTTATTCTTTTGTCCCGACTACAGTTCTCTAGCGGCAATGTATCCCAATTGGCAAGATTATACTGGTTCAATTTTGCCAGGAGTGAGAGTTATAAATTTGCCTAGCACCCCATTTATGGGGATAGACTTTGAGCGTAATGTAGGAATCAAATCATACAAAATAGTCTTAGAGGAGTTAGATAAATTTCAACCTGATATCATTCATGTTGATGAACCAGAAAGATTATTTGTTGGTTTTTTTAGGGTTCCTGGAATTCATTTTGCCAAACGCAATGGAATTCCCTATATAAGCTTTTTCCGCACTAACTTTTTAGAATACGCAGAAGATTTTTTTATTCTACCTGCTGTAGCGTTCAATCTACTCAAATTTCTTCTAAAGAACCTGATAGTCAAAGTTTATAACTCCTATCAACTTACCCTTGTAACCAGCACTGTAACTAACAGAAAACTAATCGAGATGGGTATCAAGAACACAGTTTATGTTAATTTAGTAGGCTATGATACTGCTAAATTTCATCCTAGTTTACGTAAAGAGAAGTTTTTTGAGCAAAACTACGGGCTTCCAGATGTTGACCGACGGATTAAGTTGATTTTTCTCGGTCGGTTAACGCCGGACAAGGGTTGGGAATTCACGATGAATGCCTTTACAAAGGTAGTGCAAGAGGTAAATCGGGAGAATATAGCACTCATTATTGCTGGCGATGGTCCGATGCGAGATCAGATTGCCCATCGCTTAGGTAAGTTGATCCCGAATGTTCACCTGCTTGGTAGAGTTCCACCTGATGCTGTGCCAGCCCTCCTAGCTAACAGCGATATTCATGTAACGACATCTGAGAAGGAAGCTAGAGGACTGACTGTATTGGAAGCCTTTGCTGCTGGTATTCCTGTAATTGCAGCCCGTGCTGGGGGTTTAGTCGAGAATATTCGGGACGGATGGAATGGATTTTTGTATACTCCACAAGATCAAGATGATTTTGTGCGGAAGCTGAAAACCTTAACTGAGAACCGCGAGTTGCGACAAGAAATGGGACGCAACGGTATGCAATGCGTTGCTAACTATAGTTGGGATGATGCGGTAAGGAATTTGGTTGGAGTTTGGGAAGAGCAGATTGCTAAGAACGCCCAAATGTCAAGAAAGGTCTTTGGTGAAAAACAATAA
- a CDS encoding SDR family oxidoreductase, whose translation MHFYQQHAIITGGSSGIGKATAQLLASEGAHISIIARTTTKLEAAKAEIEAASRYPDQRVVIISADVADRVQAEQAINTAINQIGAPDLLIISSGIAHPGYFQELPIEVFERTMAINYFGSLYTIRAALPVMEQRQQGHIVLISSGAGLIGIYGYTPYSPSKFALRGLAESLRGELKFSGVDISIVYPPDTDTPQLEQENKTKPIETKTIARSAKTWSAEDVAHVIVSGIKKKSFTIAPGLEMTLLARLHSLLAPAINWYFDQLVAKTRFKDK comes from the coding sequence ATGCATTTCTATCAGCAGCACGCTATCATCACTGGCGGTTCGAGTGGTATTGGGAAAGCAACCGCGCAACTATTGGCGAGTGAGGGGGCGCATATTTCGATTATTGCCCGCACCACAACTAAGCTAGAAGCGGCAAAGGCTGAAATTGAGGCGGCAAGCAGGTACCCAGATCAGCGCGTTGTTATCATCTCAGCAGATGTTGCAGACCGGGTGCAAGCGGAGCAAGCCATTAATACAGCCATAAACCAAATCGGAGCACCTGACCTGTTGATTATCTCATCTGGTATTGCCCACCCTGGTTACTTCCAGGAACTGCCGATTGAGGTATTTGAACGCACGATGGCAATCAATTACTTTGGCTCACTCTACACTATCAGAGCCGCTCTGCCAGTTATGGAGCAACGGCAACAGGGTCACATTGTGCTAATTTCCTCGGGTGCTGGTCTGATTGGCATCTATGGCTACACCCCTTACAGTCCCAGTAAGTTTGCTCTACGCGGCTTAGCGGAGTCACTCCGAGGCGAGCTTAAGTTCTCAGGAGTCGATATTTCAATTGTCTATCCACCTGATACTGATACCCCACAACTTGAGCAGGAAAACAAGACGAAGCCGATTGAGACAAAGACGATCGCTCGCAGCGCTAAAACTTGGAGCGCTGAGGATGTGGCTCATGTGATTGTCAGCGGTATCAAGAAGAAATCGTTCACGATCGCTCCTGGATTAGAGATGACATTGTTGGCGCGGCTCCACAGTCTGCTAGCGCCTGCCATCAACTGGTACTTTGATCAGCTCGTTGCCAAGACCCGGTTTAAGGATAAATGA
- a CDS encoding DUF1565 domain-containing protein — MIQPFSSSGSTLARWVETVIAPKTSGRGLFLTATGIGLIGITLLYFSDSGVTLEVQPQQLAQVPSSNQAIAQAKVLFVKPSVENDGNGTESTPFKTITQALEVAEPNSTIVLSPGTYDESSGEKFPIRLKPGVSIQGDSKSRGSNIAIKGGGTFMSPTFARQNITILGANQANLSGVTVTNPNPRGYGLWIESSSPVVSENTFTGNSHDGISITGNSSPTVRSNYFYKNGANGITIYGTSRPEVRENVFEETGFGINIAQKAAPLLVGNRITKNRSGIVSQANARPVLRDNVIEGNTEDGVVAIANSQPDMGTKAEPGKNVFRQNGRYDINTSAAKLVIPAFGNQLANTQTSGNVDLAGTTAVSPVVTTAPTPQPVQNSQIARTSNNNVVVKKIPAVAQPKPTASPPASEVAPPLTSRTPIAIPVPPPGATVRTPPQNNPARSPQPATASGSDNAITIAVPPAPSQPLTPPPAQNDSITKGLPVLEPAQVVTSELLPVPNSNIPIGNSRNLPRVNTPRSTATSSNPSPPLPPTRATALGLRYRVVVEANNASKQANVRSLIPGAFRTVSQGRVYMQLGAFSDRAKADEMLQLAKSKGLSATIEELN, encoded by the coding sequence TTGATACAACCCTTTAGTTCTTCCGGTTCTACCCTAGCTAGATGGGTAGAGACAGTGATTGCGCCTAAAACCAGCGGTCGTGGTCTATTCTTAACCGCCACTGGGATTGGATTGATCGGTATAACGTTGCTTTATTTCAGTGACTCGGGTGTGACGCTAGAAGTGCAACCCCAACAGCTAGCTCAAGTTCCCTCTAGTAACCAGGCGATCGCTCAGGCGAAAGTGCTATTCGTCAAACCATCTGTTGAGAATGATGGCAATGGCACTGAAAGCACTCCCTTTAAAACGATTACCCAGGCGTTAGAGGTAGCTGAACCAAACAGCACAATTGTCCTCTCTCCCGGCACCTATGATGAGTCATCTGGTGAAAAATTTCCCATCAGGTTAAAACCAGGTGTCTCTATTCAAGGTGACTCCAAGTCAAGAGGTAGCAATATTGCGATCAAGGGTGGTGGTACTTTCATGAGTCCCACATTTGCCCGGCAAAACATTACAATTCTGGGGGCAAACCAGGCTAATCTGAGCGGGGTGACTGTCACAAATCCTAATCCCCGTGGCTATGGGCTGTGGATTGAATCGAGCAGCCCAGTCGTAAGTGAGAATACTTTTACTGGGAATAGCCATGATGGGATTTCTATCACTGGCAATAGTTCGCCAACTGTTCGCAGCAATTACTTTTATAAAAATGGAGCGAATGGAATCACGATTTATGGCACATCCCGACCTGAGGTACGGGAGAATGTGTTTGAAGAAACGGGATTTGGGATTAACATTGCTCAAAAAGCCGCGCCATTACTGGTTGGCAATCGCATTACTAAAAATAGATCTGGCATTGTGTCTCAAGCCAATGCCAGACCAGTGTTGCGGGACAATGTAATCGAGGGCAATACCGAAGATGGAGTGGTAGCGATCGCTAATAGCCAACCCGATATGGGGACAAAGGCAGAACCAGGCAAGAATGTGTTTCGTCAAAATGGTCGCTACGACATTAACACCAGCGCCGCTAAGTTAGTTATCCCTGCCTTTGGCAATCAGCTAGCCAATACCCAAACCAGTGGCAATGTTGATTTAGCCGGAACAACAGCGGTTAGCCCCGTAGTAACAACCGCTCCTACCCCCCAGCCAGTTCAAAATTCTCAAATCGCTAGAACTAGCAATAACAATGTAGTAGTAAAGAAAATTCCAGCAGTTGCACAACCAAAACCAACTGCATCGCCGCCAGCTAGTGAAGTTGCCCCCCCTCTAACATCCAGAACACCGATCGCGATCCCTGTGCCTCCTCCAGGAGCGACAGTCAGAACCCCGCCGCAGAATAATCCTGCTAGGAGTCCGCAACCAGCGACCGCCTCTGGTTCTGACAATGCTATAACGATTGCCGTACCTCCAGCACCCTCTCAACCATTAACACCTCCACCCGCCCAAAATGATAGCATCACGAAAGGGTTGCCTGTACTAGAGCCTGCACAGGTTGTGACATCCGAGCTTCTGCCTGTTCCTAATTCAAATATCCCCATTGGCAACAGTCGCAACCTGCCAAGAGTTAACACGCCTCGAAGTACAGCTACTTCATCTAATCCCAGTCCACCATTGCCACCAACCAGAGCTACAGCACTTGGTCTACGTTATCGGGTAGTGGTTGAAGCAAACAATGCCAGCAAACAGGCAAACGTGCGATCGCTGATTCCTGGTGCTTTTCGCACTGTCTCGCAGGGTCGGGTATACATGCAGCTGGGAGCCTTTAGCGATCGCGCCAAGGCTGATGAAATGTTGCAATTGGCTAAAAGCAAAGGCTTGAGTGCCACTATTGAGGAGTTGAATTGA
- a CDS encoding alpha/beta fold hydrolase gives MKLSNQPFLLESATNDHACLLLHGLGGGVYEMQLLGEYLHQQGFTVKGINYPGHDQPGMKMPTSSWRQWYEHILENYQQLSRKYANVSAVGFSTGCPLALYLAAKKPIKNLVLLSPFVTLKHEWYYLVRPEVYLFSIGYLLSDLPRLQLPILDKTMLKAAQEALFFQTFNLAAVRSALDLIDRVKPLLPQIDEPTLIIQSLKDSVVDPEGARVIYQQIGSKHKKLYWLKKSDHIISLDVEREDVYVQIKTFLHTN, from the coding sequence ATGAAGCTAAGTAATCAGCCATTTTTATTAGAATCGGCAACCAATGACCATGCTTGTTTACTCCTACACGGACTAGGCGGCGGTGTCTATGAAATGCAATTGCTCGGAGAATATCTACATCAACAAGGTTTTACTGTAAAAGGAATCAACTATCCGGGTCACGATCAACCAGGGATGAAAATGCCTACCTCTAGTTGGCGGCAATGGTATGAACATATCCTAGAAAATTACCAACAACTAAGCCGAAAATATGCAAATGTTTCGGCAGTTGGTTTTTCTACTGGTTGTCCTTTGGCTTTATATTTAGCAGCCAAAAAACCAATTAAAAATTTAGTTTTACTCAGTCCCTTTGTAACACTTAAGCATGAATGGTACTACTTAGTAAGACCAGAAGTTTATCTATTTTCTATTGGATATTTGCTCTCCGATCTACCTCGTTTACAACTGCCAATCCTAGATAAAACGATGTTAAAAGCAGCCCAAGAGGCATTATTTTTTCAAACATTTAATCTAGCAGCAGTTAGGAGTGCCCTTGATTTAATTGATCGTGTCAAACCCTTACTACCACAAATTGATGAGCCAACTTTGATTATCCAGTCACTGAAAGATAGTGTGGTCGATCCAGAGGGAGCTAGAGTTATTTATCAGCAAATAGGTTCTAAACACAAAAAACTATACTGGTTAAAAAAGTCGGATCATATTATTTCTCTAGATGTTGAGCGCGAGGATGTATACGTGCAAATCAAAACGTTTTTACATACAAACTGA
- a CDS encoding protein tyrosine phosphatase family protein gives MIGDRGKNSMSHHSIEDIYNFLKLSDAIATSGQPTEEQFLAIRESGYQIVVNLALPESPNALPDEKQVVEAQGMQYKNIPVVWDNPTLEDVAQFFSIMEDHSDKNIFVHCAANMRVSAFMYLYRRIHKGMSDDDARKDLEQIWLPNETWQKFIEQVVEHYQ, from the coding sequence ATGATCGGCGATCGCGGCAAAAACAGTATGTCTCATCACTCAATTGAAGATATCTATAACTTTCTGAAGCTATCAGATGCAATTGCAACGTCAGGGCAACCAACAGAAGAGCAGTTTTTGGCAATTAGAGAATCAGGCTATCAAATCGTTGTGAATCTGGCACTACCTGAATCTCCCAATGCTTTACCGGATGAAAAGCAAGTTGTTGAAGCTCAAGGTATGCAATATAAAAACATTCCAGTGGTTTGGGATAATCCTACTCTTGAGGACGTGGCACAGTTTTTTAGCATAATGGAAGATCACTCAGATAAAAACATTTTTGTCCACTGTGCTGCCAATATGAGAGTATCAGCCTTCATGTATCTTTATCGCCGTATTCATAAAGGTATGAGTGATGATGATGCGAGGAAGGACTTAGAACAAATCTGGCTGCCTAATGAGACTTGGCAGAAATTTATTGAACAAGTAGTGGAGCATTATCAATAA
- a CDS encoding Uma2 family endonuclease produces the protein MVANPQLNPMNPQEYLEWELTQPMRYEYIEGEVFAMTGGTKPHNRIALNLATALDSHLMERGCEVYIADVKVQVSPAGPYHYPDLVVTCDHRDSESNQFVQYPCLIVEVLSPSTEAFDRGGKFTQYRKLKTLQEYVLIQSEQVGVECFRRNEQGLWVLYPYEEGETLTLESVGLSLPVASIYRQVKFD, from the coding sequence ATGGTTGCGAATCCACAGCTTAACCCCATGAATCCTCAAGAGTACCTGGAATGGGAACTTACCCAACCTATGCGGTACGAATACATTGAGGGGGAAGTTTTTGCTATGACTGGGGGGACGAAACCCCATAACCGTATTGCCCTCAACTTAGCAACTGCTCTAGACAGTCATCTGATGGAAAGAGGCTGTGAAGTCTACATTGCAGATGTCAAAGTGCAAGTCTCCCCAGCAGGACCATACCACTACCCAGATCTAGTTGTGACTTGCGATCATCGAGACAGCGAGTCTAATCAATTTGTGCAGTACCCCTGCCTGATTGTAGAAGTTCTCTCACCTTCCACAGAAGCTTTCGATAGAGGTGGAAAGTTTACCCAATATCGCAAGTTGAAAACTTTGCAGGAGTATGTTCTCATCCAATCAGAACAAGTTGGCGTAGAATGCTTTCGGCGTAATGAGCAAGGTCTTTGGGTACTTTACCCCTACGAGGAAGGCGAAACTTTGACTTTGGAAAGTGTAGGATTGTCTCTCCCTGTCGCGTCTATCTATCGACAAGTCAAATTTGATTGA
- a CDS encoding IS5 family transposase encodes MSKAYPSNLTLAQYELLSDLIPEPKPGGRPREAKMWAVLNAIFYVLVEGVRWRSLPSDFPAWQTVYTYFRNWRLDGTWLRIHERLRQWMRVAQERQPSPSEAIIDSQSVKSAAMVSKAVGFDAGKLTKGRKRFLTVDTLGLVLRVLVSAANVGEREGGKQVLKRVKKMAPAVSRLHTIWVDAGFDGEPFMQWVMNVCRWIVQVVLRPEQTKGFVLLKKRWVVERTFGWLMGCRRLVRDYELLPQTSETFIYLAMIRIMVRRLA; translated from the coding sequence ATGAGTAAAGCTTACCCTAGTAATCTGACTCTTGCCCAGTATGAATTGCTCAGTGACCTGATTCCAGAACCAAAACCTGGTGGTCGTCCCCGTGAAGCCAAGATGTGGGCAGTTCTCAACGCTATATTTTATGTTCTAGTGGAGGGGGTGCGCTGGCGATCTTTACCGAGTGACTTCCCAGCATGGCAAACAGTGTACACATACTTTCGCAACTGGCGTCTTGATGGAACTTGGCTCAGGATACATGAGCGTCTGCGGCAGTGGATGAGAGTGGCTCAGGAGCGACAACCAAGCCCATCCGAAGCAATCATTGACAGTCAAAGTGTCAAAAGCGCGGCAATGGTCAGCAAGGCAGTCGGCTTTGATGCAGGTAAATTAACTAAGGGACGCAAACGGTTTTTGACAGTGGATACGTTGGGCTTAGTGCTGCGAGTGTTAGTGAGTGCGGCGAACGTTGGAGAGCGTGAGGGCGGCAAACAAGTACTCAAGCGAGTTAAAAAGATGGCTCCAGCAGTGTCTCGTCTGCATACAATTTGGGTTGATGCAGGCTTTGACGGTGAGCCATTCATGCAATGGGTGATGAACGTTTGTCGTTGGATTGTGCAGGTAGTGCTGCGACCAGAACAAACCAAAGGGTTCGTGTTGTTGAAAAAGCGGTGGGTAGTGGAGCGAACTTTTGGCTGGCTAATGGGCTGTCGCCGATTGGTCAGAGACTATGAGTTATTGCCCCAAACATCGGAGACATTTATCTACCTTGCCATGATCCGGATCATGGTGAGGCGACTGGCATAA
- the msrA gene encoding peptide-methionine (S)-S-oxide reductase MsrA, with protein sequence MVLFGFGKKQTLPTAEEALPGRAESMPVPLHHYVNGNPLKPPYPDGMEVAMFGMGCFWGAERKFWQQNGVFTTAVGYAAGITPNPNYHEVCTGKTGHNEVVRVVFDPKVISYEALLKAFWESHNPTQGMRQGNDAGTQYRSGIYVYSDNQRQMAEASRDAYQQVLNAAGYGTITTEIIDAPEFYYAEAYHQQYLAKNPNGYCGLGGTKVCFPENLSLSS encoded by the coding sequence ATGGTGCTATTCGGATTTGGCAAGAAGCAAACCCTGCCCACCGCTGAGGAAGCATTGCCGGGACGGGCAGAGTCTATGCCAGTACCCTTGCATCACTATGTAAACGGTAATCCACTCAAGCCCCCTTACCCCGATGGTATGGAAGTGGCTATGTTTGGTATGGGGTGTTTCTGGGGGGCAGAACGTAAGTTTTGGCAGCAAAACGGAGTTTTCACCACTGCTGTGGGTTACGCAGCTGGAATCACGCCAAACCCTAATTATCATGAAGTCTGTACGGGCAAGACTGGACATAACGAAGTAGTTCGCGTTGTGTTTGACCCAAAAGTGATTAGTTACGAAGCACTCCTGAAAGCCTTCTGGGAAAGCCATAATCCCACCCAAGGTATGCGCCAGGGTAATGACGCTGGCACCCAGTACCGTTCAGGAATTTATGTGTATTCCGATAACCAAAGGCAAATGGCTGAAGCATCACGAGACGCTTATCAGCAAGTCTTAAATGCCGCAGGTTATGGAACAATCACGACTGAGATCATCGATGCTCCAGAGTTCTACTACGCGGAAGCTTACCATCAGCAGTATCTTGCTAAAAACCCGAATGGGTATTGTGGTTTAGGGGGTACAAAAGTTTGTTTCCCTGAAAATCTGTCGTTGAGCAGTTAA
- the dacB gene encoding D-alanyl-D-alanine carboxypeptidase/D-alanyl-D-alanine-endopeptidase: MPQTQQMIELLKAMPKRTSRLQCIAKPIGLLILLFNVQLNIGQEKAEASTFSSQSGKDTSLGHPYIVLASSPVSKPKSKVNTVCPAGLTAEIKGITERSQFQRSRWGILIQTLSSGQTLYSRDAHHYFVPASNVKILTTAAALYQLGPDFRMYTSVGRSNDGSLRIKGQGDPSLTDAQLRALAQQLNRQGIRQFSQLIAEDDYFRGTAVNPSWEWEDVQVDYGAPVNSLILNQNVLALKLLPQQLGQPLRVIWADPTEATRWQIDNKSVTAQTGEPASINVSRDLKGSVLKITGQLSLDSEPESVTLAEIDPGEKFLRHFRRALAVEGINETADPNRYSRILKLLSMLGVATKVDEVATVESPPLSQLLIETNQNSNNLYAEALLRTLGAKADSLDNSTSTADLGLGVVKATLTHLGVDPTSYVLADASGLSRHNLASPEALAQTLRAMAKSPQAAIYRASLPIAGISGTLKNRFRDSAAQGIVQAKTGTMSGIVALSGYLDAPNYEPLVFSIIVNQSEQPAATIRQAIDEIVLLLVKLRHC; the protein is encoded by the coding sequence TTGCCGCAAACCCAACAGATGATTGAATTGCTGAAAGCGATGCCGAAACGGACAAGCCGCCTACAGTGCATTGCCAAACCGATTGGATTACTCATACTTTTGTTCAATGTCCAGTTGAATATAGGGCAGGAAAAAGCTGAAGCGAGCACTTTTTCTTCCCAGTCTGGTAAAGATACCTCGCTAGGACATCCGTACATTGTTTTAGCATCCTCACCAGTTAGTAAGCCTAAATCAAAGGTAAATACCGTTTGTCCTGCTGGTTTAACAGCCGAGATTAAAGGTATCACTGAGCGATCGCAATTTCAGCGTTCCCGTTGGGGCATTTTGATTCAAACTTTATCCTCTGGCCAAACTCTTTATAGCCGCGATGCTCATCACTATTTTGTACCAGCATCTAACGTCAAAATCCTGACAACAGCCGCTGCTTTATACCAGCTGGGCCCAGATTTTCGCATGTATACGTCTGTCGGTCGCAGCAATGACGGTTCTTTAAGGATTAAAGGGCAGGGAGATCCCAGCTTAACCGATGCTCAGTTAAGAGCATTAGCACAGCAGTTGAATCGTCAGGGCATTCGCCAGTTTAGCCAGTTGATAGCTGAGGATGATTACTTTCGGGGCACAGCTGTTAACCCTAGCTGGGAATGGGAAGATGTGCAGGTAGACTATGGTGCACCAGTCAATAGCCTAATTTTGAACCAAAATGTCTTAGCGTTAAAATTATTGCCTCAGCAGCTAGGTCAACCACTGCGAGTTATCTGGGCTGATCCAACTGAAGCAACTCGGTGGCAGATTGACAATAAATCAGTTACAGCCCAGACCGGTGAACCAGCTTCCATTAATGTCAGCCGCGACTTGAAAGGTTCAGTATTAAAAATCACCGGACAATTGAGCCTTGATTCTGAGCCTGAGTCAGTTACTTTAGCAGAGATTGATCCAGGTGAGAAATTTCTACGGCACTTCCGCCGCGCTTTAGCAGTTGAGGGGATCAATGAAACAGCAGATCCAAATCGATACAGCAGAATATTAAAACTGCTTAGTATGTTGGGAGTGGCAACTAAAGTTGACGAAGTAGCTACAGTTGAATCGCCGCCGTTATCTCAGCTATTAATAGAGACGAATCAGAATAGTAATAATCTATATGCAGAGGCTTTGCTACGCACACTCGGTGCTAAGGCAGACAGCCTAGATAACTCCACATCCACAGCTGATCTGGGGTTGGGTGTAGTGAAAGCGACATTAACCCACTTGGGAGTCGATCCAACTAGCTACGTCCTGGCAGATGCATCAGGGTTATCTCGGCATAATTTGGCCAGTCCAGAAGCGCTCGCCCAAACTCTTAGGGCAATGGCAAAATCACCCCAAGCAGCTATTTACCGTGCCTCTCTACCCATAGCAGGTATCAGCGGCACGCTTAAGAATCGCTTTCGTGATTCAGCGGCTCAAGGAATTGTACAAGCAAAAACTGGAACAATGAGCGGAATTGTAGCTTTGTCTGGATATCTTGATGCACCTAACTATGAACCGCTGGTTTTTAGCATTATAGTGAATCAATCTGAGCAACCTGCAGCGACAATCAGGCAAGCGATCGATGAGATTGTATTGTTACTAGTTAAGTTACGTCACTGTTGA